From Serinus canaria isolate serCan28SL12 chromosome 26, serCan2020, whole genome shotgun sequence, one genomic window encodes:
- the C26H1orf162 gene encoding transmembrane protein C1orf162 homolog translates to MGGFSSKAAPVTPEPIYPTVTVPTSAHTPTDDFRAAEVRCWINNHEILYMSLAFISGILLTVLVFAIIFLFRKSSKRSHQNLQEETFSQMAAEESLRNTQNEVTYSTLVFQQGRTPLPV, encoded by the exons ATGGGAGGCTTTTCCTCAAAAGCAGCtccag TTACACCAGAACCCATTTACCCTACAGTCACTGTCCCTACATCTGCCCACACCCCTACAGAtgatttcagagctgcagaagtcAGATGCTGGATTAATAA CCATGAAATACTGTACATGTCACTGGCCTTCATCTCTGGCATCCTCCTGACTGTCCTGGTTTTTGCAatcatcttcctcttcaggAAAA GTTCTAAAAGATCCCACCAAAATTTACAAGAGGAAACTTTCTCCCAGATGGCAGCTGAGGAATCTCTTAGGAACACCCAG AATGAAGTGACCTACAGCACTCTGGtcttccagcagggcaggacaccACTGCCTGTGTGA
- the ADORA3 gene encoding adenosine receptor A3, translated as MPNSSQALSSLDGIYIGSECLLALFATLGNVLVIWAVRLNAAFQNTTLYFIASLALADAAMGLLVMPLAIVVSLGMAVPAYGCLFMCCLLLVFSNASILSLLAIAIDRYLRVKLPTRYKIITTERRVWWALGLCWSLSLLGGLVPMFGWNEAGPRSSSFLRCSFISVIRMDYMVYFCFFLWTLVPLLIMCALYAEIFLIIRTKLGQGGRGAGAFYGQEFRTAKSLALVLFLFAISWLPLCIINCVFYFHPESQIPPYLIYVAILLSHANSAMNPIVYAYKIKKFRTTYLLILRTYILCKKPEPALAEQTIDPES; from the exons atgcccaacagcagccaggccctgagcagcctggacGGGATTTACATCGGCAGCGAGTGCCTGCTGGCCCTGTTTGCCACGCTGGGCAACGTCCTGGTGATCTGGGCCGTGAGGCTGAACGCGGCCTTCCAGAACACCACGCTCTACTTCATCGCGTCCCTGGCGCTGGCCGACGCCGCCATGGGGCTGCTGGTGATGCCCCTGGCCATCGTGGTGAGCCTGGGCATGGCCGTGCCCGCCTACGGCTGCCTCTTCATGTGCTGCCTGTTGCTGGTGTTCTCCAACGCCtccatcctgtccctgctggccaTCGCCATCGACAGGTACCTGCGCGTCAAGCTGCCCAccag ATATAAAATAATCACCACAGAGAGGAGAGTTTGGtgggccctggggctgtgttggtccctgtccctgctgggagggCTCGTCCCCATGTTTGGCTGGAACGAGGCAGgccccaggagctccagctTCCTGAGGTGCAGCTTCATCTCCGTGATAAGGATGGATTACATGGTgtatttctgcttcttcctgtGGACCCTCGTGCCCCTGCTCATCATGTGTGCTCTGTATGCCGAGATCTTCCTCATCATCCGCACGAAGCTCGGCCAAggtgggagaggggctggggctttCTATGGCCAGGAGTTCAGGACAGCCAAGTCTCTTGCACTTGTTCTCTTCCTGTTTGCAATCTCCTGGCTGCCTCTGTGCATTATAAACtgtgttttctattttcacCCTGAGTCTCAGATCCCCCCATATTTGATTTACGTGGCAATCCTCTTATCCCATGCCAATTCTGCCATGAACCCCATTGTCTATGCCTACAAGATAAAGAAGTTCAGAACCACGTACCTTTTAATTTTAAGGACCTACATCCTGTGCAAAAAACCAGAGCCAGCTCTTGCAGAGCAAACAATAGACCCAGAGTCATAA